The genomic window ATAAGCTTATAATATTCTAATGCTTTAGAAGTATTTTTACTGACACCCCTACCATTCTCATACATATCGGCTAGATCAAATTGCGCATCAAATCGATCGACTGGATCCGCATCTGGATTCTCTGTAACCATTTTTCTATATTTGAAAGCTTTTTCATCATCATGACCAAAGGCTACCGTAATTTCTGATGCTTCATGCCCCTCATAAATATCAGCAAGCCTGACTTGCGCTATAGGATTTCCAGCGCTTGCAGCAAGAACATAAGCCTTTTCTGCATCCTCAAAAGCGTGAGTAAGGTGTGAAAATTCAGCAGTTTTCAGCGCTCGCATTCCTATATTATTGATATCAATGCGTAATTGTCTCACTCGCTCGATTTGATTTTGAGATGCTTTAGTGTTATGTAAAAACAAATCACAATAATGGAGACTTGTTTCATAATGTCTACTTTTAACATATTCATCAGATCGACTTAAGTAAAAGGAGTCAAAGGCCAGATAATATTGCGCATTTGGATGCCCTTCCTCCGCAGCCAAAGCTAGATACTGACCTCCCCAGTTATAATGTAGATTTGCCAATTCCTCTTGACTCATATTCATGAATTTAAGATCTGGGAAATGCTCCACCAAAGTCTTTAACATATCCGAATTCAAAGGTGTGTTCACTATATCAATAATTGGTGGTTTCTTGGAAAGCCCTGCTAGCAAATCATTCCCTTTTTCTTTCACCTCATCATAAATTTTTGCTATTTGCATAAACTTGAATCGGCTTTCCACATCCTCTTGGGTTGGGTACACAAAATTCTCCCGATCTTTACTGGTAAAAACAACATAAAACTTGTCCCCGTAGCCCATCTTCTGCAAATGGAATTCAATGCCATTCACCAAATCATCAACAGAATCATAGGAACAAGCTGAAAATCGAGGATCATAGTTCACCTCTTCAGACGTCATATTGGGATCAAAGTAGTAATAGTGCCCCTCCCGATAAATAGCTGTGGTTGCATGATAATCGTGAAGACCAGCTCTAATTGTGATCTGGGCAACATTTGTTTCAAACATACAACTCTCCAGCAAGGATGGTAAGCTTTTTGATGTGACTTCATACTCTTCTGATATAAAATATGGCCTATTGTATATGCCTGGAAGATCTTCTTGATTGGAAGTAGGAACATCAATTGCCTGACTCAATAACTCATTTCTTTGGATATCCTGACCCTCTGCATCTAAAAACCATCCACCTGGCTTGGGAGCGATTGAATCTCCCTCCCAAAAATATTGTTGCTGGAATCTAATAATTTCAATAAACTCGGTTATCT from Alphaproteobacteria bacterium includes these protein-coding regions:
- a CDS encoding sel1 repeat family protein; protein product: MSDLSEIKKIKIQELEQAFQSGAYRVESIRDAHRRVVARETVVSVGHRGIKSKPVEVSREFSIPRELHRMAQQARVKGDFVGAFKLFLKAAKSGSKSAQFWLGKIDRLEPLEQSKIGNKQSVAVDRKFNIKQSYLLKKFADVLMVLHQKYPEKYSKQMTDLIIKSLSDDKVDNGHCLGFALYFGELSILINPETGQDRTGEYFEIAQKIMNWDGDLFVPPENFSYQIPQTGKESGRLYRDDLLPEEQIRLDFTREITEFIEIIRFQQQYFWEGDSIAPKPGGWFLDAEGQDIQRNELLSQAIDVPTSNQEDLPGIYNRPYFISEEYEVTSKSLPSLLESCMFETNVAQITIRAGLHDYHATTAIYREGHYYYFDPNMTSEEVNYDPRFSACSYDSVDDLVNGIEFHLQKMGYGDKFYVVFTSKDRENFVYPTQEDVESRFKFMQIAKIYDEVKEKGNDLLAGLSKKPPIIDIVNTPLNSDMLKTLVEHFPDLKFMNMSQEELANLHYNWGGQYLALAAEEGHPNAQYYLAFDSFYLSRSDEYVKSRHYETSLHYCDLFLHNTKASQNQIERVRQLRIDINNIGMRALKTAEFSHLTHAFEDAEKAYVLAASAGNPIAQVRLADIYEGHEASEITVAFGHDDEKAFKYRKMVTENPDADPVDRFDAQFDLADMYENGRGVSKNTSKALEYYKLIVDSTLPSDFHMDAMKDIAHKKIQAL